From a single Planococcus shenhongbingii genomic region:
- a CDS encoding sodium:solute symporter family protein, translating into MVIAVLVIYMISVIAIGWYMKSRVHNETDYLAAGGKLGVWVGGATLAATQMSAGTAIGSVGFHYQVGYNYSWIWISIWASWVIMALFIAPKMKSFFNTHRALTIPDLLGTRFESNVIRVISVIILIICFGMTIVAELVGGSYLLNVVFGLPATIGVLILAGVFILYTVLGGLFAIAYTDFLQMMIFAVGFLIAVPFAISAAGGFSVMNEKLAAIDPNIVANGMPPGTLTAVCISFFIMMIGYPIIAIRFYSIKDNKTIRRAVGVSFIFQAIIAVSVSLLGVSARILYPNLSTPDLASATIAMDLLPALLGGLLLAAILAAIQSTVSAILLMLGSGISHDIMKVVMKREMSEKQQLKVTRIVVLIMGILPIPFALNPLPLIQQIWINAAAMIGSSFAVSIFFGLYWKRATTAGAITSMVGGIVSAVIWLWLGNPFGIEAVYISVPISLLSMIIVSLLTKPVSRKALEPFFKDVGSTPSNETVMNYSKKPL; encoded by the coding sequence ATGGTTATTGCAGTCCTTGTAATTTATATGATTTCTGTTATAGCGATTGGCTGGTATATGAAGTCACGCGTCCATAATGAGACCGATTATTTAGCAGCTGGAGGAAAGCTCGGCGTTTGGGTTGGGGGAGCGACTTTGGCGGCGACTCAGATGAGTGCAGGTACCGCAATTGGTTCCGTAGGTTTTCATTATCAAGTAGGCTACAACTACTCTTGGATTTGGATATCGATTTGGGCTTCTTGGGTAATCATGGCATTATTTATCGCCCCTAAGATGAAATCCTTTTTTAATACGCATCGCGCATTGACCATTCCAGATCTGCTTGGAACACGTTTTGAAAGCAATGTGATTCGAGTTATCTCGGTGATCATTTTAATCATTTGTTTTGGGATGACCATTGTAGCGGAACTGGTCGGAGGTTCTTATTTATTGAACGTAGTATTTGGACTGCCGGCAACTATAGGGGTGCTGATTCTGGCAGGGGTTTTCATTCTTTATACGGTATTAGGCGGTCTATTTGCGATTGCTTATACGGATTTCCTTCAAATGATGATATTTGCCGTCGGCTTTTTGATTGCGGTTCCATTTGCTATATCGGCAGCCGGCGGATTCAGTGTGATGAATGAGAAGCTGGCAGCTATTGATCCGAACATTGTAGCAAACGGCATGCCTCCGGGAACTTTAACAGCCGTTTGTATTTCTTTCTTTATCATGATGATCGGTTATCCAATTATCGCCATCCGTTTTTATTCGATCAAAGACAATAAAACAATCAGACGCGCGGTCGGGGTTTCTTTTATCTTCCAAGCAATCATTGCAGTTTCCGTCAGCCTTCTTGGTGTCAGTGCGCGAATCCTCTATCCTAATTTATCAACGCCTGACTTGGCCAGCGCAACAATTGCAATGGATTTATTGCCGGCCTTACTCGGCGGTCTCCTATTAGCAGCAATTCTTGCAGCCATCCAGTCTACGGTTAGTGCCATCTTGCTCATGTTAGGAAGCGGAATTTCCCATGACATTATGAAAGTGGTTATGAAAAGAGAAATGAGTGAAAAGCAGCAATTAAAAGTGACAAGAATTGTAGTGCTGATTATGGGTATACTGCCGATTCCCTTCGCTTTAAACCCTCTTCCATTAATTCAGCAAATCTGGATTAACGCTGCTGCCATGATCGGTTCTTCTTTCGCAGTCTCGATCTTTTTTGGCCTTTATTGGAAGAGAGCTACTACTGCAGGAGCGATTACATCGATGGTAGGCGGTATAGTAAGTGCGGTTATCTGGTTATGGTTAGGAAACCCCTTCGGAATTGAGGCAGTATACATTAGCGTACCAATCAGTTTGTTGAGTATGATTATCGTCAGCTTGCTGACTAAGCCGGTGTCGAGAAAAGCGTTGGAGCCATTTTTCAAGGATGTTGGAAGTACACCTAGCAACGAGACAGTCATGAACTATTCGAAAAAGCCATTATGA